A portion of the Streptomyces erythrochromogenes genome contains these proteins:
- the hpnE gene encoding hydroxysqualene dehydroxylase HpnE — protein MTGTEDHAVVVGGGLAGVTTALELADAGLRVTLLEGRPRLGGLAFSFKRGDLNVDNGQHVYLRCCTAYRWFLDRVDGAALAPLQDRLDVPVLDVAHPGGPRLGRLRRGGLPVPLHLAGALARYPHMSLAERASVGRAALALRRLDPADPALDGLDFATWLGRYGQSARTIEALWDLVGIATLNATAAHSSLGLAAMVFKTGLLSEKSAADIGWAHVPLGDLHDTLARKQLDAAGVRTELRTRATAVTRTPEGAWRVDTEEESLEAGTVVLAVPQREAHGLLPSGALADPDKLLDIGTAPILNVHVVYDRKVLKQPFFAALGSPVQWVFDRTESSGLPDGGQYLALSQSAAQDDIDEPVSVLRAKYLPELERLLPAARGAKVRDFFVTRERTATFAPTPGVGRLRPGARTDTPGLYLAGAWTATGWPATMEGAVRSGLSAAQAALAALGRHREHPLQEAA, from the coding sequence ATGACGGGCACCGAAGACCACGCCGTCGTAGTCGGCGGCGGACTCGCCGGCGTCACCACCGCCCTCGAACTCGCCGACGCCGGGCTCCGCGTCACCCTGCTCGAAGGCCGCCCCCGGCTCGGCGGGCTCGCCTTCTCCTTCAAGCGCGGCGACCTCAACGTCGACAACGGCCAGCACGTCTACCTGCGGTGCTGCACGGCCTACCGGTGGTTCCTCGACCGCGTCGACGGCGCCGCCCTCGCCCCGCTCCAGGACCGGCTCGACGTACCCGTCCTCGACGTCGCCCACCCCGGCGGGCCGCGCCTGGGACGGCTGCGCCGCGGCGGCCTGCCCGTGCCCCTGCACCTTGCCGGAGCACTCGCCCGCTACCCGCACATGTCCCTCGCCGAGCGCGCGAGCGTCGGCCGCGCCGCCCTCGCCCTGCGCCGCCTCGACCCGGCGGACCCGGCCCTGGACGGCCTGGACTTCGCCACCTGGCTCGGCCGCTACGGGCAGTCCGCCCGCACCATCGAGGCCCTGTGGGACCTCGTCGGCATCGCCACCCTCAACGCCACCGCAGCACACTCCTCGCTGGGCCTGGCCGCCATGGTCTTCAAGACCGGCCTCCTCTCCGAGAAGAGCGCGGCGGACATCGGCTGGGCCCACGTACCGCTCGGCGACCTCCACGACACCCTCGCCCGCAAGCAGCTCGACGCGGCCGGGGTACGGACGGAGCTGCGCACCCGCGCCACGGCCGTGACCCGTACGCCCGAAGGGGCCTGGCGGGTCGACACCGAGGAGGAGTCCCTCGAAGCGGGCACCGTCGTCCTCGCCGTACCGCAGCGCGAGGCGCACGGGCTGCTGCCCAGCGGCGCCCTCGCCGACCCCGACAAGCTCCTCGACATCGGCACCGCGCCGATCCTGAACGTCCACGTCGTCTACGACCGCAAGGTGCTCAAGCAGCCCTTCTTCGCCGCACTCGGCTCCCCGGTGCAGTGGGTCTTCGACCGCACCGAATCCTCCGGACTGCCCGACGGCGGCCAGTACCTGGCACTGTCCCAGTCCGCCGCCCAGGACGACATCGACGAACCCGTCTCGGTGCTGCGCGCCAAGTACCTGCCCGAACTGGAGCGGCTGCTGCCCGCCGCGCGCGGGGCCAAGGTACGGGACTTCTTCGTCACCCGGGAGCGGACGGCGACCTTCGCGCCCACACCCGGGGTCGGCCGGCTGCGCCCCGGGGCGCGGACCGACACGCCGGGGCTCTACCTGGCCGGTGCGTGGACTGCCACGGGTTGGCCCGCGACCATGGAGGGCGCCGTCCGGAGCGGACTGAGCGCGGCCCAGGCCGCCCTCGCTGCACTCGGCCGCCACCGCGAACACCCTCTGCAGGAGGCGGCATGA
- the hpnD gene encoding presqualene diphosphate synthase HpnD, whose amino-acid sequence MSPTVEGPTHASAQTAVSAPVSAAYSYCEAVTGSQARNFAYGIRLLPTDKRHAMSALYAFSRRVDDIGDGTLPTEAKFARLEETRAVLGRIRAGAVDEDDTDPVAVALAHAARRFPIPLGGLDELIDGVLMDVRGETYETWDDLKTYCRCVAGAIGRLSLGVFGTVNAPGTPDAARASEYADTLGLALQLTNILRDVREDAGNGRTYLPAEDLAKFGCSEGFQAGRAAPGADFAGLVHHEVRRARSLFAEGYRLLPMLDRRSGACVAAMAGIYRRLLDRIEREPEAVLRGRVSLPPHEKAYVAVRGLSGLDARTVSRQAVRRRM is encoded by the coding sequence GTGAGCCCGACCGTGGAGGGCCCCACACACGCTTCCGCACAGACTGCGGTCTCCGCACCGGTCTCGGCGGCCTACAGCTACTGCGAGGCCGTCACCGGTTCACAGGCGCGCAATTTCGCGTACGGAATCCGGCTGCTGCCCACCGACAAGCGCCACGCGATGTCCGCGCTCTACGCCTTCTCCCGGCGGGTCGACGACATCGGCGACGGAACGCTGCCCACCGAGGCGAAGTTCGCGCGCCTGGAGGAGACCCGGGCCGTCCTCGGGCGCATCCGGGCCGGCGCGGTCGACGAGGACGACACCGACCCGGTCGCCGTCGCCCTGGCCCACGCCGCCCGCCGCTTCCCGATCCCGCTCGGCGGCCTCGACGAGCTCATCGACGGCGTGCTGATGGACGTCCGCGGCGAGACCTACGAGACCTGGGACGACCTCAAGACCTACTGCCGCTGCGTGGCCGGCGCCATCGGCCGGCTCTCGCTCGGCGTCTTCGGCACGGTCAACGCGCCGGGCACGCCCGACGCCGCGCGCGCCTCCGAGTACGCCGACACGCTCGGCCTCGCCCTGCAACTGACCAACATCCTCCGCGACGTTCGCGAGGACGCGGGCAACGGACGCACCTACCTGCCCGCCGAGGACCTGGCCAAGTTCGGCTGCTCGGAAGGCTTCCAGGCCGGCCGGGCGGCCCCCGGCGCCGACTTCGCCGGACTGGTCCACCACGAAGTCCGGCGCGCCCGCTCGCTGTTCGCCGAGGGCTACCGGCTGCTGCCGATGCTCGACCGGCGCAGCGGCGCCTGCGTGGCCGCCATGGCCGGCATCTACCGGCGCCTCCTCGACCGCATCGAGCGGGAGCCGGAGGCGGTCCTGCGCGGCCGCGTCTCGCTGCCGCCGCACGAGAAGGCGTACGTGGCCGTGCGCGGCCTGTCCGGACTCGACGCGCGCACCGTGTCCCGCCAGGCCGTCCGGAGGCGGATGTGA
- the hpnC gene encoding squalene synthase HpnC yields the protein MSATLDKATAENFPVAPAFLPRAWRDGLTAVYGYARLVDDIGDGDLAPGGHDAVLLGLEPEAVDDRLAMLDAFETDLLRVFGSADGPPRHPLLLALQPVVRAHGLTPEPFLGLIEANRQDQRVTRYETYADLVAYCELSANPVGRLVLSLTGTSTPERIRLSDSVCTALQIVEHVQDVAEDLGRDRIYLPAEDMRRFHVSEADLAAPSAGASVRALVAFESERARALLNEGVPLVGSVHGRLRLLLAGFVGGGRAALRAVTAAGFDVLPGPPKSTKSGLLREVAAVLRTAPRKR from the coding sequence GTGAGCGCCACCCTCGACAAGGCGACGGCGGAGAACTTCCCCGTTGCCCCCGCCTTCCTGCCCCGCGCCTGGCGCGACGGGCTGACGGCCGTCTACGGATACGCCCGCCTCGTCGACGACATCGGCGACGGCGACCTCGCCCCCGGCGGACACGACGCCGTACTGCTCGGCCTCGAACCCGAAGCGGTGGACGACCGGCTCGCCATGCTCGACGCCTTCGAGACCGACCTGCTGCGCGTGTTCGGCTCCGCGGACGGCCCCCCGCGCCACCCGCTGCTGCTCGCCCTGCAGCCCGTGGTGCGCGCCCACGGCCTGACCCCCGAACCCTTCCTCGGGCTCATCGAGGCCAACCGCCAGGACCAGCGCGTCACGCGCTACGAGACCTACGCGGACCTCGTCGCGTACTGCGAGCTGTCCGCCAACCCGGTCGGCCGCCTCGTGCTGTCCCTCACCGGCACCAGCACCCCCGAACGGATCCGCCTCTCCGACTCCGTCTGCACCGCCCTCCAGATCGTCGAGCACGTCCAGGACGTCGCCGAGGACCTGGGCCGCGACCGGATCTACCTGCCCGCCGAGGACATGCGGCGCTTCCACGTGTCCGAGGCCGACCTGGCGGCCCCGTCCGCCGGCGCCTCCGTACGCGCCCTCGTCGCCTTCGAATCAGAGCGCGCACGCGCGTTGCTGAATGAAGGCGTCCCGCTCGTGGGTAGCGTGCACGGCAGACTCCGGCTGCTGCTCGCGGGCTTCGTGGGAGGGGGGCGCGCCGCCCTGCGAGCCGTCACCGCCGCCGGCTTCGACGTACTCCCCGGCCCGCCCAAATCCACCAAGAGCGGCCTGCTCCGCGAGGTTGCCGCCGTCCTGCGCACAGCGCCGAGAAAGAGGTGA
- a CDS encoding ABC transporter ATP-binding protein: MADNTQGRVPTVIADGVHIVYRVNTGSGGKGAATAALSKIVRRKKGDAPGVRRVHAVRGVSFTAYRGEAIGLIGSNGSGKSTLLRAIAGLLPCEEGKVYTDGQPSLLGVNAALMNDLTGERNIVLGGLAMGMSREQIKQRYQSIVDFSGINEKGDFVSLPMRTYSSGMAARLRFSIAAAKDHDVLMIDEALATGDRSFQVRSENRIKELRQKAGTVFLVSHNNKSIRDTCDRVLWLEKGELLMDGPTEEVVSAYEKATNG, from the coding sequence GTGGCTGACAACACCCAGGGGCGCGTCCCCACAGTGATCGCGGACGGCGTCCACATCGTCTACCGCGTCAACACCGGCAGCGGCGGCAAGGGCGCGGCCACCGCCGCGCTCAGCAAGATAGTCCGCCGGAAGAAGGGCGACGCCCCGGGCGTACGCCGCGTCCACGCCGTGCGCGGGGTCTCCTTCACCGCCTACCGCGGCGAGGCAATCGGCCTCATCGGCTCCAACGGTTCCGGCAAGTCCACCCTGCTGCGCGCCATCGCCGGCCTGCTGCCCTGCGAGGAGGGCAAGGTCTACACCGACGGCCAGCCCTCGCTGCTGGGCGTGAACGCCGCGCTGATGAACGACCTCACCGGTGAGCGCAACATCGTCCTCGGCGGTCTCGCCATGGGGATGAGCCGCGAGCAGATCAAGCAGCGTTACCAGAGCATCGTCGACTTCTCGGGCATCAACGAGAAGGGCGATTTCGTCTCGCTGCCGATGCGCACCTACTCCTCCGGCATGGCGGCGCGACTGCGGTTCTCCATCGCGGCGGCCAAGGACCACGACGTCCTGATGATCGACGAGGCCCTGGCCACCGGTGACCGCTCCTTCCAGGTGCGTTCGGAGAACCGAATCAAGGAACTCCGTCAGAAGGCCGGCACGGTCTTCCTGGTCAGCCACAACAACAAGTCCATCCGGGACACCTGCGACCGGGTGCTGTGGCTGGAGAAGGGCGAGCTCCTGATGGACGGGCCCACGGAGGAAGTCGTCTCGGCATACGAGAAGGCCACCAACGGCTGA
- a CDS encoding ABC transporter permease, which translates to MSDTTHDGALATSRPPSADAGLSAAELARKYGLSVSGARPALGEYVRQLWGRRHFILAFSRAKLVAQYSQAKLGQVWQVATPLLNALVYWLIFGLILGAGKEMPKDVYVPFLVMGIFVFTFTQSSVMAGVRAISGNLGLVRALHFPRASLPVSFSLQQLQQLLYSMIVVFVIAVSFGNYPQLSWLLVIPTLALQFVFNTGLAMIFARMGSKTPDLAQLMPFVMRTWMYASGVMFPIGIYLKDHPQWISDVLLWNPVAIYMDLIRFALIDDYGSSNLPPHVWLFAVGWAAVIGLGGFVYFWKSEERYGRG; encoded by the coding sequence GTGAGTGACACAACCCACGACGGCGCCCTCGCCACGAGCAGGCCGCCGTCCGCAGACGCGGGGCTCAGCGCCGCCGAGCTCGCCAGGAAGTACGGCCTCTCGGTCAGCGGCGCCCGGCCCGCTCTGGGCGAGTACGTGCGGCAGCTCTGGGGCAGGCGCCACTTCATCCTGGCCTTCTCCCGGGCCAAGCTGGTCGCGCAGTACAGCCAGGCGAAGCTCGGCCAGGTCTGGCAGGTGGCGACCCCCCTGCTGAACGCGCTCGTCTACTGGCTGATCTTCGGCCTGATCCTCGGCGCGGGCAAGGAGATGCCCAAGGACGTCTACGTCCCGTTCCTCGTGATGGGCATCTTCGTCTTCACCTTCACCCAGAGCTCGGTGATGGCGGGCGTCCGGGCGATCTCGGGGAACCTCGGGCTGGTGCGCGCGCTGCACTTCCCGCGCGCCTCCCTGCCGGTGTCGTTCTCGCTCCAGCAGCTCCAGCAGCTGCTGTACTCGATGATCGTCGTCTTCGTGATCGCCGTCTCGTTCGGCAACTACCCGCAGCTCTCCTGGCTGCTCGTCATCCCGACCCTGGCGCTCCAGTTCGTCTTCAACACCGGCCTCGCCATGATCTTCGCGCGGATGGGCTCCAAGACCCCCGACCTGGCGCAGCTGATGCCGTTCGTGATGCGCACCTGGATGTACGCCTCGGGCGTCATGTTCCCGATCGGGATCTACCTCAAGGACCACCCGCAGTGGATCAGCGACGTGCTGCTGTGGAACCCGGTCGCGATCTACATGGACCTGATCCGCTTCGCGCTGATCGACGACTACGGGAGCAGCAACCTGCCCCCGCACGTGTGGCTCTTCGCCGTGGGCTGGGCCGCGGTGATCGGCCTCGGCGGCTTCGTGTACTTCTGGAAGTCTGAGGAGCGTTACGGCCGTGGCTGA
- a CDS encoding glycosyltransferase family 2 protein, which translates to MRLGAVIITMGNRPDELKALLDSVARQDGDPVEVVVVGQGVRVSEVADLPPGVRCVDLPENLGIPGGRNVGIEAFGPGGRDVDVLLFLDDDGLLERTDTAELCRQAFAEDPALGIISFRIADPDTGQTQRRHVPRLRASDPMRSSRVTTFLGGANAVRTRVFEQAGVLPGEFFYAHEETDLAWRALDAGWLIDYRADMVLLHPTTAPSRHAVYHRMVARNRVWLARRNLPAPLVPVYLGVWLLLTLVRKPSGPALKAWFGGFREGWTTPCGPRRPMRWRTVWRLTRLGRPPVI; encoded by the coding sequence ATGCGGCTGGGCGCCGTGATCATCACCATGGGCAACCGGCCCGACGAGCTCAAGGCGCTCCTCGACTCGGTGGCCCGCCAGGACGGCGACCCGGTCGAGGTCGTCGTCGTGGGCCAGGGCGTGCGGGTCTCCGAGGTGGCTGACCTGCCGCCGGGGGTCCGCTGCGTCGACCTGCCCGAGAACCTGGGCATCCCGGGCGGCCGCAACGTCGGCATCGAGGCCTTCGGACCCGGCGGCCGTGACGTGGACGTGCTGCTCTTCCTCGACGACGACGGGCTGCTGGAGCGCACCGACACCGCCGAGCTGTGCCGGCAGGCCTTCGCCGAGGACCCCGCGCTCGGGATCATCAGCTTCCGGATCGCCGACCCGGACACCGGGCAGACGCAGCGCCGCCACGTGCCGCGGCTGCGGGCCTCGGACCCGATGCGGTCCTCGCGCGTGACCACCTTCCTGGGCGGTGCCAACGCCGTCCGCACGAGGGTGTTCGAGCAGGCCGGAGTCCTGCCGGGGGAGTTCTTCTACGCTCACGAGGAGACCGATCTGGCCTGGCGCGCACTCGACGCGGGGTGGCTGATCGACTACCGGGCGGACATGGTGCTGCTCCACCCGACAACTGCCCCCTCCCGGCACGCGGTCTACCACCGTATGGTGGCCCGTAACCGGGTGTGGCTCGCCCGCCGCAACCTGCCCGCACCGCTGGTACCGGTCTACCTGGGCGTCTGGCTCCTGCTGACGCTCGTACGGAAGCCCTCGGGACCCGCGCTCAAGGCCTGGTTCGGCGGATTCCGAGAGGGATGGACCACTCCCTGCGGACCCCGCCGCCCGATGAGATGGCGTACGGTCTGGCGGTTGACCCGTCTGGGCCGACCTCCCGTCATCTGA
- a CDS encoding CDP-alcohol phosphatidyltransferase family protein — protein sequence MPRPSVAELRPVVHPAGVKDRVSGEHWGGRLYMREISLRITRVLVTTKVTPNQLTYLMTLAGVLALPALLVPGILGAVLGVVAVQMYLLLDCVDGEVARWKKQYSLSGVYLDRVGAYLCDAAVLVGFGLRAADLWGTGGADWLWAFLGTLAALGAILIKAETDLVGVARHQAGKPVVKDAAAEPRAKGMALARRAAAALKFHRLILGIEASLLILFLAVLDQMRGDLYWSRVGVAVLAGIAMLQTVLHLVSILASSRLK from the coding sequence ATGCCAAGACCATCCGTAGCTGAACTGAGGCCCGTCGTCCACCCCGCGGGTGTGAAGGACCGGGTCAGCGGCGAGCACTGGGGCGGGCGCCTCTACATGCGCGAGATCTCCCTGCGCATCACCCGCGTCCTGGTCACCACCAAGGTCACGCCCAACCAGCTGACCTACCTGATGACCCTCGCCGGCGTCCTCGCCCTCCCGGCCCTGCTGGTGCCGGGCATCCTGGGCGCCGTCCTCGGCGTGGTCGCGGTCCAGATGTACCTGCTGCTCGACTGCGTCGACGGCGAGGTCGCCCGCTGGAAGAAGCAGTACTCGCTCTCCGGGGTCTACCTGGACCGGGTCGGCGCCTACCTGTGCGACGCGGCGGTCCTGGTCGGCTTCGGCCTGCGCGCCGCCGACCTGTGGGGCACCGGAGGCGCCGACTGGCTGTGGGCCTTCCTCGGCACGCTCGCCGCGCTCGGCGCCATCCTGATCAAGGCCGAGACCGACCTGGTCGGCGTCGCCCGCCACCAGGCCGGCAAGCCCGTGGTCAAGGACGCGGCCGCCGAGCCGCGCGCCAAGGGCATGGCCCTCGCGCGCCGGGCCGCCGCCGCGCTCAAGTTCCACCGCCTGATCCTCGGCATCGAGGCCTCGCTGCTCATCCTGTTCCTGGCCGTCCTGGACCAGATGCGCGGCGACCTGTACTGGTCCCGGGTGGGTGTGGCCGTGCTCGCGGGCATCGCGATGCTGCAGACCGTGCTGCACCTGGTGTCGATCCTCGCCTCCAGCAGGCTCAAGTGA
- a CDS encoding iron-containing alcohol dehydrogenase family protein — MPVLTRLIPSPVVVDISRGAMDDLAGLLADQRISASGKLAIAISGGSGVALRAKLEPVLPHADWYAVVDGTIDSAVKLADDIKGRRYDAVVGLGGGKIIDVAKYAAARVGLPMVAVATNLSHDGICSPVSILDNDNGRGSYGVPTPIAMVIDLDVIKEAPVRFIRAGIGDAISNISAIADWELSHKTTGEPVDGLAAAMARTAGESVLRHPGGCGDDEFLTVLSEALVLSGIAMSISGDSRPSSGACHEISHAFDLLYPGRSALHGEQVGIGAAFAMHLRGAADAAGHFVEVLRRHGLPVAPEEIGFSIDEFVAAVEYAPQTRPGRFTILEHLNLSAAEIRDAYADYAKTIRS, encoded by the coding sequence ATGCCAGTACTGACGAGGCTCATCCCCTCGCCCGTCGTCGTCGACATCAGTCGCGGGGCGATGGACGACCTGGCCGGCCTCCTGGCAGACCAGCGGATCTCCGCCTCCGGCAAGCTCGCCATCGCGATCAGCGGGGGCTCCGGCGTGGCGCTGCGCGCCAAGCTGGAGCCCGTGCTCCCGCACGCCGACTGGTACGCCGTCGTCGACGGCACCATCGACTCCGCGGTCAAGCTGGCCGACGACATAAAGGGCCGCCGCTACGACGCCGTCGTGGGCCTGGGCGGCGGCAAGATCATCGACGTGGCCAAGTACGCCGCGGCGCGGGTCGGGCTGCCCATGGTGGCCGTCGCCACCAACCTCTCGCACGACGGCATCTGCTCGCCGGTGTCCATCCTGGACAACGACAACGGCCGCGGCTCCTACGGCGTCCCCACGCCGATCGCCATGGTGATCGACCTCGACGTCATCAAGGAAGCCCCGGTGCGGTTCATCCGCGCCGGCATCGGCGACGCGATCTCCAACATCTCGGCGATCGCCGACTGGGAGCTCTCGCACAAGACCACCGGCGAGCCCGTCGACGGCCTGGCCGCCGCGATGGCCCGTACCGCGGGCGAATCCGTGCTGCGCCACCCGGGCGGCTGCGGCGACGACGAGTTCCTCACCGTGCTCTCCGAGGCGCTCGTGCTCTCCGGCATCGCCATGTCGATCAGCGGGGACTCCCGCCCCTCCTCCGGCGCCTGCCACGAGATCAGCCACGCCTTCGACCTGCTCTACCCGGGGCGCTCCGCGCTCCACGGCGAGCAGGTCGGCATCGGCGCGGCCTTCGCGATGCACCTGCGCGGGGCCGCGGACGCCGCCGGCCACTTCGTCGAGGTGCTGCGCCGGCACGGCCTGCCGGTCGCGCCCGAGGAGATCGGCTTCAGCATCGACGAGTTCGTCGCGGCCGTCGAGTACGCCCCCCAGACCCGCCCGGGACGCTTCACGATCCTGGAGCACCTCAACCTGTCCGCCGCCGAGATCAGGGACGCATACGCCGACTATGCCAAGACCATCCGTAGCTGA
- a CDS encoding phosphocholine cytidylyltransferase family protein, whose amino-acid sequence MIGLVLAAGAGRRLRPYTDTLPKALVPVGPEGDEESLTVLDLTLGNFAAVGLTEVAIVVGYRKEAVYARQAALEAKYGLKITLIDNDKAEEWNNAYSLWCAREVLGRGVILANGDTVHPVSVEETLLAARGNGQKIILALDTVKVLADEEMKVVVGDTGVQKITKLMDPADATGEYIGVTLIEAEAAEALAEALKTTFERDPDLYYEDGYQQLVNDGFVVDVAPIGDVKWVEIDNHEDLAKGRTIACQY is encoded by the coding sequence ATGATCGGCCTTGTCCTCGCTGCCGGTGCGGGACGCCGCCTGCGTCCCTACACCGACACCCTGCCCAAGGCCCTCGTGCCCGTCGGCCCCGAAGGCGACGAGGAGAGCCTGACGGTCCTCGACCTGACCCTCGGCAACTTCGCCGCGGTCGGCCTCACCGAGGTCGCGATCGTCGTCGGCTACCGCAAGGAGGCCGTCTACGCGCGACAGGCCGCGCTGGAGGCCAAGTACGGCCTGAAGATCACGCTGATCGACAACGACAAGGCCGAGGAGTGGAACAACGCCTACTCCCTGTGGTGCGCGCGTGAGGTGCTGGGGCGCGGTGTGATCCTCGCCAACGGGGACACCGTCCACCCGGTCTCCGTCGAGGAGACCCTCCTCGCCGCCCGCGGCAACGGTCAGAAGATCATCCTCGCCCTGGACACCGTCAAGGTCCTGGCCGACGAGGAGATGAAGGTCGTCGTCGGCGACACCGGCGTGCAGAAGATCACCAAGTTGATGGACCCCGCCGACGCCACCGGCGAGTACATCGGTGTCACCCTGATCGAGGCCGAGGCGGCCGAGGCCCTCGCCGAGGCGCTGAAGACCACCTTCGAGCGCGACCCGGACCTGTACTACGAGGACGGCTACCAGCAGCTCGTCAACGACGGCTTCGTGGTCGACGTGGCCCCCATCGGCGACGTCAAGTGGGTCGAGATCGACAACCACGAGGACCTCGCCAAGGGCCGGACGATCGCATGCCAGTACTGA